A section of the Acidobacterium capsulatum ATCC 51196 genome encodes:
- a CDS encoding adenosine deaminase family protein: protein MRRKSEQRLRGVCLVSLLAVAGWVLGPASARAQATPEMRAARAFAAAQKEGPPALEIFLRRMPKGGDLHMHLSGAVYAETFLKDAAEDRLCVNVAGLRFDAAHHSPDCPKGDVAATALPNDQHLYDELVDSFSMRTFVPVTGDSGHDQFFDTFDRFSGLAVSHDAEWVDDVAARAAAQNEQYLEIMMTPSFSAATALAEKLGFDSNYVQYRDRLMAAGFGKLVPPAEAYFDEAQTRRKAMEHCGEPGAAPACQVKVRFLYQVLRNMKPADVFAQLLLGFEVASADSQVVGINMVQPEDAYYSIHDYRLHMAMVHALHLMYPKVHISLHAGELTLGLVPPRDLRFHIRLAVEEADAERIGHGVDISYENDAAQLLHEMARKHVMVEINLTSNAVILGVKGKEHPLMLYRAYGVPVALSTDDEGVSRIDLTHEYVMAADTYPLSYMDMKLLARTSMEHAFLPGRSLWEQTTPERLTTPVAACRGQLGNAEPSGACAELVHHSQKAQEEWELERRFHLFEASF, encoded by the coding sequence ATGAGGAGAAAATCCGAGCAAAGGTTGCGGGGAGTCTGCCTCGTAAGTCTGCTTGCCGTGGCCGGATGGGTCTTGGGACCGGCGTCCGCACGGGCGCAGGCTACGCCGGAGATGCGCGCCGCGCGCGCCTTTGCCGCCGCGCAAAAAGAGGGGCCGCCGGCGCTGGAGATATTTCTGCGCCGCATGCCGAAGGGCGGCGACCTGCACATGCATCTCTCGGGCGCGGTGTATGCCGAGACATTTCTCAAGGATGCGGCGGAGGATCGCCTGTGCGTGAATGTGGCGGGGTTGCGCTTTGACGCGGCGCATCACTCGCCGGACTGCCCGAAGGGCGATGTGGCTGCGACGGCATTGCCCAACGATCAGCATCTTTATGACGAGCTGGTGGACTCGTTCTCCATGCGGACGTTTGTTCCGGTGACGGGCGACTCGGGGCACGATCAGTTTTTTGATACGTTTGACCGCTTCAGCGGCCTTGCGGTGAGTCATGACGCCGAGTGGGTGGACGATGTGGCGGCGCGCGCGGCCGCGCAGAATGAGCAGTATCTCGAAATCATGATGACGCCGAGCTTCTCTGCCGCGACGGCGCTGGCTGAGAAGCTAGGCTTTGACAGCAATTATGTGCAGTATCGGGACCGGCTGATGGCGGCGGGCTTTGGGAAGCTGGTGCCGCCGGCGGAGGCTTACTTTGATGAGGCGCAGACGCGCCGCAAGGCGATGGAGCATTGCGGCGAGCCGGGCGCGGCGCCGGCATGTCAGGTCAAGGTGCGGTTTCTTTACCAGGTGCTGCGCAACATGAAGCCGGCGGATGTATTTGCGCAATTGCTGCTGGGCTTTGAGGTGGCCTCGGCGGATTCACAAGTGGTGGGCATCAACATGGTGCAGCCGGAGGATGCCTACTACTCCATTCATGACTACCGCCTGCATATGGCGATGGTGCATGCGCTGCACTTGATGTATCCGAAGGTGCATATCTCGCTGCATGCGGGCGAGCTGACGCTGGGGCTGGTGCCGCCGCGGGATTTGCGTTTTCATATCCGCCTTGCAGTGGAAGAAGCCGATGCGGAGCGCATTGGCCACGGAGTGGATATCTCTTATGAGAATGATGCCGCCCAACTGCTGCATGAGATGGCCCGCAAGCACGTGATGGTAGAGATCAACCTCACCAGCAATGCCGTGATTCTGGGCGTCAAGGGCAAGGAGCATCCCTTGATGCTGTATCGCGCGTATGGAGTGCCGGTGGCGCTTTCGACCGATGATGAGGGTGTTTCACGCATTGATCTGACGCATGAGTATGTGATGGCCGCGGATACGTATCCACTGAGTTATATGGATATGAAGCTGCTGGCTCGGACGTCGATGGAGCATGCATTTCTGCCGGGCAGGAGCCTATGGGAACAAACAACTCCAGAGCGGCTGACGACGCCAGTGGCCGCCTGCCGTGGCCAGCTAGGGAATGCCGAGCCGTCGGGAGCCTGCGCGGAGCTGGTGCATCACAGTCAAAAGGCGCAAGAAGAATGGGAGCTGGAACGGCGTTTTCACTTGTTTGAGGCAAGTTTTTAA
- a CDS encoding glycosyltransferase → MRIVFSTFGTFGDVNPLIGLALELKRRGHTPVLAVPEMFREKIEPLGIEFAPVRPDQDPHDKRLVAMIYDIKHGTERGLREFLFPSIRESYEDLMAAVSAKGGADLLVAGELAYAAPIVAEKTGIPWASYVLAPFSFFSAYDPPVLPPYPLLAKVQAIVPGTGQVVARFARYVTRKWPEPVYALRRELGLPHGKDPIFDAKHSERLVLALFSGALGEPQKDWPKQTRVTGFVYYDGDAGERNLVPELKQFLEEGSAPLVFTLGSAAVLDPGNFYEESARVAEELGQRAVLLVGHDAANRPKRRLPENIFVADYAPYSRILPFASAVIHQGGVGTTAQTLRAGKPMLVMPYSHDQPDNARRVRRLGVAEVIGRPHYNARTAAKSLRALLEDRSYAESAAAIAEEVRAEDGVFAACDALESLLAGK, encoded by the coding sequence ATGCGGATTGTTTTTTCTACCTTTGGAACGTTTGGGGATGTGAATCCGCTGATCGGTCTTGCGCTTGAATTGAAGCGGCGGGGGCATACGCCGGTGCTGGCGGTTCCGGAGATGTTTCGGGAAAAGATCGAACCGCTGGGCATTGAGTTTGCGCCGGTGCGCCCGGACCAGGATCCGCATGACAAGCGGCTGGTCGCCATGATCTATGACATCAAGCATGGTACCGAGCGGGGCCTGCGGGAGTTTTTGTTTCCGTCAATTCGCGAGAGCTACGAAGACCTGATGGCCGCAGTGAGCGCGAAGGGCGGCGCAGATCTGCTGGTGGCCGGAGAACTGGCCTATGCCGCGCCGATTGTGGCGGAGAAGACCGGCATACCGTGGGCGAGCTATGTGCTGGCGCCGTTCTCGTTTTTTTCAGCTTATGATCCGCCAGTGCTGCCCCCTTACCCGTTGCTGGCGAAGGTGCAGGCAATTGTGCCGGGCACGGGGCAGGTGGTGGCGCGATTTGCGCGCTACGTCACCCGCAAGTGGCCTGAGCCGGTGTATGCGCTGCGGCGGGAGCTGGGATTGCCGCACGGGAAGGACCCCATCTTTGACGCAAAGCACTCGGAGCGGCTGGTGCTGGCCCTGTTTTCAGGCGCGCTGGGCGAGCCGCAAAAGGATTGGCCGAAGCAGACTCGCGTGACCGGCTTTGTCTACTATGACGGCGATGCGGGGGAGCGGAATCTGGTTCCGGAACTGAAGCAATTCCTGGAGGAAGGTTCAGCTCCGCTTGTTTTTACGCTGGGTTCGGCGGCGGTTCTGGATCCCGGGAATTTTTATGAAGAGAGCGCGCGGGTGGCTGAGGAGTTAGGCCAGCGTGCCGTGCTGCTGGTGGGGCACGATGCGGCGAATCGCCCGAAGCGCCGGCTGCCCGAGAACATTTTTGTGGCGGATTATGCGCCATATTCGCGCATTTTGCCTTTTGCTTCCGCAGTGATTCACCAGGGTGGCGTGGGCACGACGGCGCAGACGCTGCGTGCCGGCAAGCCGATGCTGGTGATGCCCTATAGCCATGACCAGCCGGATAATGCCCGGCGGGTTCGGCGGCTTGGCGTGGCTGAGGTGATTGGACGCCCTCACTACAATGCGCGCACGGCTGCGAAATCTCTACGGGCGTTGCTCGAAGACCGCAGCTATGCCGAGAGTGCGGCGGCCATTGCGGAAGAGGTGCGTGCCGAAGACGGCGTGTTCGCTGCCTGTGATGCGCTGGAGTCCTTACTGGCAGGGAAATAA
- a CDS encoding DHA2 family efflux MFS transporter permease subunit yields the protein MSQSSVAPRPAAAASDQDFHYEHWTPRFNPWVITFTVTLATFMEALDSSIANVALPHIAGSLGASQDEATWVLTSYLVSNAIVLPISGWISNRIGRKRFYMACVAAFTLFSFFCGLAPTLTWLVIFRVIQGAAGGGLQPSERAILADTFAPEKRSLAFSLYGMAVVLAPAIGPTIGGWITDNYTWRWIFFLNIPVGILSLLLTSRIVEDPPYLKRQLARLKESVDGIGLGLLALCIGAAQIVFDKGQQDDWFGSHFIVGCTIVAVVCLVLFLYRESTVEHPIVDLKLYRTRNFAMTQIVMLLIGAALYSTTVMIPQFLQVLMGYTATQAGLALSIGGVVLMILFPIMGFLGQKMDPRLMITLGFAVLTFGIWRISDLNLNISFGTALSWRAVMVLGMPMLFVPISVMSYVGIPQEKNNEVSGLTALARNIGGSVGISFVTTLITRRTQVHENYLAAQVNPSSAQYQSLAQGMQGFLAQAGAGTGNAAHAAAAQIYNIMKQQAAALAYVDTVHVLVLLTACLIPIGYLMKKPRYRKRS from the coding sequence ATGTCTCAATCCTCTGTCGCTCCACGGCCCGCGGCCGCCGCCAGCGATCAGGATTTCCATTACGAGCACTGGACCCCGCGTTTCAATCCGTGGGTCATCACCTTTACGGTGACTCTTGCCACTTTTATGGAGGCGCTCGACTCCAGCATCGCCAACGTGGCGCTGCCGCACATTGCGGGCTCGCTCGGCGCAAGCCAGGACGAAGCCACCTGGGTCCTCACGTCTTATCTCGTCTCCAACGCCATCGTGCTGCCCATCAGCGGCTGGATCTCCAACCGCATCGGCCGCAAGCGTTTTTACATGGCCTGCGTGGCCGCCTTCACTCTCTTCTCATTCTTTTGCGGACTCGCGCCCACTCTGACATGGCTGGTCATCTTCCGCGTCATTCAAGGCGCGGCCGGCGGAGGCTTGCAGCCCAGCGAGCGCGCCATCCTGGCCGACACATTCGCGCCGGAGAAACGAAGCCTCGCCTTCTCGCTCTACGGCATGGCGGTCGTGCTCGCACCCGCCATCGGTCCTACCATCGGCGGCTGGATCACCGACAACTACACCTGGAGATGGATCTTCTTCCTCAACATCCCCGTCGGCATCCTGTCACTGCTGCTCACCAGCCGCATTGTGGAGGACCCGCCCTATCTCAAGCGCCAGCTCGCCCGCCTCAAAGAGTCGGTGGATGGCATCGGGCTCGGGCTCCTCGCGCTCTGCATCGGCGCCGCGCAGATTGTCTTTGACAAGGGTCAGCAGGATGACTGGTTCGGCTCTCACTTCATCGTTGGCTGCACCATCGTGGCCGTCGTTTGCCTCGTGCTCTTCCTCTATCGCGAAAGCACGGTCGAGCACCCCATCGTGGACCTCAAGCTCTACCGCACCCGCAACTTCGCCATGACACAGATCGTCATGCTGCTCATCGGTGCCGCGCTTTACTCCACCACCGTCATGATTCCGCAATTCCTGCAGGTGCTCATGGGCTACACCGCCACGCAGGCGGGCCTCGCACTCTCCATCGGCGGCGTCGTGCTCATGATCCTCTTCCCCATCATGGGCTTTCTCGGGCAAAAGATGGACCCGCGCCTGATGATCACCCTCGGCTTCGCCGTGCTCACCTTCGGCATCTGGCGCATCAGCGATCTCAACCTCAACATCAGCTTCGGCACCGCGCTGAGCTGGCGAGCGGTGATGGTGCTCGGCATGCCAATGCTGTTTGTGCCCATCAGCGTCATGTCCTACGTCGGCATTCCGCAAGAGAAGAACAACGAGGTTTCCGGCCTCACCGCACTGGCCCGTAACATCGGCGGCAGCGTCGGAATCTCCTTCGTCACCACCCTCATCACCCGGCGAACGCAGGTGCATGAAAACTATCTGGCCGCGCAGGTCAACCCGTCCTCGGCGCAATACCAGTCCCTCGCCCAGGGCATGCAGGGCTTCCTCGCCCAGGCAGGAGCCGGCACCGGCAATGCCGCCCACGCCGCTGCCGCGCAGATTTACAACATCATGAAGCAGCAGGCCGCCGCCCTCGCCTACGTGGATACCGTCCACGTTCTCGTGCTGCTCACCGCCTGCCTCATCCCCATCGGCTACCTCATGAAAAAGCCCCGCTACCGTAAGCGTTCCTGA
- a CDS encoding glycoside hydrolase family 30 protein: protein MKTKAACWLLSLALPLSTSLLAGAQQIPAAHEWLTTASRSALFAEQPGSLAFASPANQLPVIDVNDMQQFQSMLGFGCALTGGSARLLMQMGASQRHALLEQLFAKQGNGIHISFLRVSIGSSDMNTHAYTYDDLSQGETDASLSHFSLDPDMHTVIPVLKEILAINPDIKILGSPWSAPAWMKTDDSLKGGHLKKEDYPVYARYFVKYLEAMRSHGIHIYAITVQNEPLNPKNLPSMVMFAPEEAAFIANDLGPALHKVGLDTRIWVYDHNPDVPSYPLSILGDSAASGYVDGTAFHLYGGTAATFTKVHNEYPNKNLYMTEQSVGSPHTGPLPIAETLQRVAIDSSRNWSRNVLYWNLAADPNDGPHTNDGGCTGCQGALTLDGNQVTDNLAYYAMAHFSKFVPPGSVRIGSSQHEQLFTAAFRTPDGHIVLVAANTGNFAKPIDVKYHGQWFQTTLPEESAATYVW, encoded by the coding sequence ATGAAGACCAAAGCGGCCTGCTGGCTGCTGTCTCTCGCCCTTCCGCTGAGCACGAGCCTGCTGGCCGGCGCGCAGCAGATTCCTGCCGCGCACGAATGGCTCACCACGGCTTCCCGCTCGGCATTGTTTGCCGAGCAGCCCGGCTCGCTCGCATTTGCTTCCCCTGCCAATCAGTTGCCCGTGATCGATGTCAACGACATGCAGCAGTTCCAGTCCATGCTGGGCTTCGGCTGCGCGCTCACCGGCGGCAGCGCGCGCCTGCTCATGCAGATGGGCGCAAGCCAGCGCCACGCTTTGCTGGAGCAGCTTTTCGCCAAACAGGGCAATGGCATTCACATCAGCTTTCTGCGTGTCAGCATCGGCTCCTCTGACATGAACACCCATGCCTACACCTATGACGATCTGTCGCAGGGCGAGACCGATGCTTCGCTCAGCCACTTCAGTCTTGATCCTGACATGCACACCGTCATTCCGGTGCTCAAAGAGATTTTGGCCATCAATCCCGACATTAAGATTCTCGGCTCGCCCTGGTCCGCGCCTGCATGGATGAAGACCGATGACAGCCTCAAGGGCGGCCACCTCAAAAAAGAGGACTACCCCGTCTACGCCCGCTATTTTGTGAAGTACCTCGAAGCCATGCGCTCGCACGGCATTCACATCTACGCCATCACCGTGCAGAACGAGCCGCTCAATCCCAAAAATCTGCCCAGCATGGTCATGTTCGCGCCCGAGGAAGCCGCCTTCATCGCCAACGATCTCGGCCCCGCGCTCCACAAAGTCGGCCTCGATACCAGGATCTGGGTCTATGACCACAATCCTGATGTGCCGTCCTATCCGCTCTCTATCCTGGGCGATTCTGCAGCCAGCGGCTACGTCGATGGCACGGCCTTCCACCTCTATGGAGGCACCGCGGCCACCTTCACCAAGGTGCACAACGAATATCCGAACAAGAACCTCTACATGACCGAGCAATCCGTCGGCAGCCCGCACACCGGGCCGCTGCCTATAGCGGAAACCCTCCAGCGCGTCGCCATCGACTCCTCCCGCAACTGGAGCCGCAACGTGCTCTACTGGAACCTCGCCGCCGACCCCAACGACGGCCCTCACACGAACGATGGCGGCTGCACTGGATGCCAGGGTGCCCTCACGCTCGACGGCAATCAGGTCACCGACAATCTCGCTTACTATGCCATGGCGCACTTTTCAAAGTTCGTGCCGCCCGGCTCAGTCCGTATCGGCTCCAGTCAGCATGAGCAGCTTTTCACCGCCGCCTTCCGCACGCCAGACGGCCACATCGTGCTCGTCGCCGCAAACACCGGCAACTTCGCCAAGCCCATTGACGTGAAATACCACGGTCAATGGTTCCAGACCACGCTGCCTGAGGAATCGGCCGCCACCTACGTCTGGTAG